The DNA sequence GCTGCATCACTTCCCAGTCGGAGGAAGAACCCATCACGACGCCTACAACAGGCGTGCTAGCTTGCGCGTCGCTCATATCAATCCTTCAGGTTTTCACCGGTCAGGCGCTGAAGCGCCTCGCGGTACTTGGCGCCGGTCTTCTCGATCACGTCCGCCGGCAGGGCCGGCGCGGGTGCGGTCTTGTTCCAGTCCTTCAGCGTTTCCAGGTAATCGCGCACGAACTGCTTGTCGAACGACGGCGGCGACATGCCCGGGGCATAGGAATCGGCCGGCCAGAAGCGGGATGAATCGGCAGTGAGTACTTCATCCATCAGGTGCAGCGTGCCGTTTTCATCCAGGCCGAATTCGAACTTGGTGTCGGCGATGATGATGCCGCGCGTAGCCGCATAGTCAGCCGCAGTCTGGTACAGCTTGATGCTAATGTCGCGCATCTTCGCAGCCAGTTCCTTGCCGATGCGGTTTTCCATCTCGGCGAAGCTGATGTTCTCGTCATGCTCGCCAAGGTCGGCCTTGGCCGCCGGCGTGAAGATCGGCGTGGCGAGCTTGTCGGCCTGGCGCAGCCCCGGCGGCAGAGCGATACCGCAGATCGCGCCGGTCGATTGATAGTCCTTCCAGCCGGAACCGATGATGTAGCCGCGCACCACCGCCTCCACCAGGATCGGCTGCAGGCGCTTGGCGACGACGGCACGGCCCTTGACCTGATCCACTTCGTCCGCGCTCACCACGCTTTCCGGGGCGATGCCGG is a window from the Noviherbaspirillum sp. UKPF54 genome containing:
- a CDS encoding phosphoribosylaminoimidazolesuccinocarboxamide synthase, which translates into the protein MKSLYQSTIKSLPLLGRGKVRDNYAVGDDKILIVTTDRLSAFDVVMNEPIPGKGMVLNQMSDFWFEKLKDIVPNHLTGIAPESVVSADEVDQVKGRAVVAKRLQPILVEAVVRGYIIGSGWKDYQSTGAICGIALPPGLRQADKLATPIFTPAAKADLGEHDENISFAEMENRIGKELAAKMRDISIKLYQTAADYAATRGIIIADTKFEFGLDENGTLHLMDEVLTADSSRFWPADSYAPGMSPPSFDKQFVRDYLETLKDWNKTAPAPALPADVIEKTGAKYREALQRLTGENLKD